The genomic segment TCTCCCGAGCGCGGCGAATCGTGAAACACGCCGCCGCGATGCACGACGTGGAGTTCGAAACGTCGCTCTACGGGAAGACGACGACGTTCACCGCCGACGACGGGATGGTTACGGCCGTCGCCCAAGCCGCAGAGGGAGTCGAGGGTGTCGATACCGTCGTCGAGCGAGCGCCCATCGGCGCGAGCGAGGACGCCTCGTTCCTCATCGAACGGGTACAGGAGGAAGGTGGCGTGGGGACCTACGTCGGAATCGGTGCGAGCAACCCGTTCGGACACCACACGTCGAAGTTCGACATCGACGAGGACGCGCTGAAAATCGGTGTCGACGTCGTCGTTGAGACGATTCGGTCGCTGTAGCGAAGAGACTCATCAGGAACTCACGAGGGGGCACACACAAAAACGGTCTTCGGCGGAGGCGGCGACGTTGTCGCCGCCTCCGGTACCGTCTCTACCATCGAAATCATCCCCACTACTTCCGTTGTCATCGCTCCGACTGCTACCGTTTTCTCCGTTTCCGACTTCATCACTACAATTTCCGCTGTCCTGGGTACTGACAGCCCAGTCACCGAGTCGGAATTCACTCGCCAGCGTTGTCAAACAACCTCGTCCGAAGGAACCAAATCCCGAATTGTCACGGAGTTTTCGCACGACGGGACGCCGAGGAATAGATTGTTAATCCTCGAAATCCGATGGATGGTATGAGCAGACGAGTTGGTCGCCGTCAGTTCCTCTCCGGTATCGGAGCAACTGTCGGGCTCTCCAGTGTCCCCGCTGCGGGTAGCGTCCGCACCGTCGGTCACAACGCACAGACGAACAGACGACGGGATCTGAACCTCCCACCGAAAACCGACGCTCCAGTGGACGTCCGCGGCGCGATTTACCTCCCAGCGCGCGCGTTCAACCGGTATCAGATGTGGGACGATTACGATCCGGACGTCATCGAACGGGACATGGGCTACGCCGCGAGTCTCAATCTCAACGCGATTCGAACGTGGCTGAGCTACGAATATTGGCTCGTCGAACCGGAAGACCACAAGGAGTCGCTCGAACACCTATTGGACACCGCCGACAAACACGGGATCCGCGTCCTGCTCGGTCTGTTCGACAGCGTCGGACTCGAACCCACGTTCGAGAACCTCGTGAAAAACGACCCCAAAACCGCCGTTCAGACGTTTTCCCCCTCGACGCGGACGGAAGTCACCAAAAACCTGTGGGACGACCCACGCCACTTCATCGAGGAGTTCATGCAACTGTACCGAAACGACGAACGCCTGCTGGCCATCGAATTGACGAACGAACCCGGGTGGAACGCGAAGGACATCCGATTCTTCAAAG from the Haladaptatus sp. R4 genome contains:
- a CDS encoding glycoside hydrolase; amino-acid sequence: MSRRVGRRQFLSGIGATVGLSSVPAAGSVRTVGHNAQTNRRRDLNLPPKTDAPVDVRGAIYLPARAFNRYQMWDDYDPDVIERDMGYAASLNLNAIRTWLSYEYWLVEPEDHKESLEHLLDTADKHGIRVLLGLFDSVGLEPTFENLVKNDPKTAVQTFSPSTRTEVTKNLWDDPRHFIEEFMQLYRNDERLLAIELTNEPGWNAKDIRFFKEIVDTMTYYRGEIPLSVGSTSLANNAQYLEWGMDILQFHYNFARNPALYNRVLQQANNIKEKLGRPVWLSEWQRIRPGNKFFANVSGNAAVPDYSSLAPTIRKSGIGNFFWSLMLKPAFSLYMRRNGVLNGLFHEDGAVWSLDDARSIKAMSGEPEFDGTERREYPEWASGIRKDAGKAPGDEQPEP